The DNA window TGCGAGAACAGGTTCGCCGTGCCCCACAGCAGCTTCATGCCGGTGGCCTCCTGGCGGGCCTTGGCCAGGCCGACCATGTGCTTCAGGTTCTTCTCGTACTGCGCCGGGTCGTCAGCATCCGGGGCCAGGTCAATGTCGTGGAAGCACCAATACGGCACGCCCAGCTTGGTGAAGAACTCGAACGCCGCATCCACCTTGGCTTCAGCAGTCGCCATGGGCGAGCTCGATTCCCACGGGAAATGGCGGGTACCCGGACCGAACGGATCATGCCCGGCGTTGCAGAAGGTATGCCAGTAGCACACGGCGAAACGCAGGTGCTCCTGCATGGTCTTGCCGCCAATGACCTTGTTGGCGTCGTAGACCTTGAACGCCAGCGGATTGTCCGAGCCGCGACCTTCGAACGGGATGCGGCCAATGCCGGGGAAGTATTCCTTGGCGCCGATGTAGGGCTGCGTGCTCATGGTGCATGTTCCTTTGGTTATGCGAGGTGTCGCGAAAAGTGAGATCAGCCGCGCTGCAGCGGCGTGATGGCGTCGAGGTGGCGCAGATAGCGTGTGTAGGCGCTGGCATAGGCCTGGCTGCGTGCCGGGTCCGGGCGTGCCGAAAGCGATGCCTCCAGCGCGACGTGCCGATCGGTGATGTCGTGGATGGAGGCCGCATCGCCGCGCGAACGGCCCAGCGCCCACAGTGCCTGCAGCGCAGCACCGAACGCTGCGCCTTCGGCCTGCACTGGCACCTCCACCGGCAGGCCGAATACATCGGCGACCAGCTGGCGCCACTCGGCACTGTTGCTGCCGCCGCCGGTCAACACAATGCGGTCGAACTGCATGCCGGCACGCACGAATGCGTCGTAGCCGTACTTCAGGCTGTACGTAGCCCCTTCCATCGCCGCGCGGTAGAGGTGCGCCGGGGTCATGTTGGTGGTATCCAGGCCCGCCAGAACGCCTTTACCGTGCGGCAGATCCGGGGTGCGCTCGCCGTTGAGGAACGGCAGCATCACCAGCCCCTCGGCACCTGGCGCGGTGGCGCGCAGGTGCGCATCGCCATCACGGGTGCTGAATCCGAAGGCCTTGGCGACCTGCTCGGTCACCACCGTGCAGTTCATGGTGCAGATCAGCGGCAGCCAGCCGCCGGTGGAGGAACAGAACGCGGCCCACGCGCCTTCCGGGTCCACCACCGGGGTATCGGAGTAGGCAAACAAGGTTCCGGAGGTGCCGAGGCTCATGGCCAGACGCCCGGGGACGACGCACCCGGTACCAATGGCAGCCATCATGTTGTCGCCGCCTCCGACCGCCACTTTCGCGGCAGCCGGGATGCCGAGTGCAGCAGCGGTGGCAGGATCCACGCCGAACAAGGCATCAGGCCCGGCGATGGGCGGCAGGCATTCCGCAAGGTCCCGATCCGGATCGGTGGCACGCAGCAGTTCGTTGGACCAGGTGCGGGTGCGCACGTCCAGCCAGCCGGTACCGGAGGCGTCCCCGTATTCGCAGAAGCGCTGGCCGGTCAGCACGAAGTTGAGGTAGTCGTGGGGCAGCAGGATGGTCGCCAGGCGCGCGTAGGCTTCAGGGCGATGCGCCTTGGTCCACGGCAGCTTCGACGCCGTGTAACCGGTCAGCACCGGATTGCCCGCCAGTTCAATGGTGCGGGCGGGTCCGCCCACCGCGTCCATGATCTGCACGCACTCGGCCGAGGTGCTGGTATCGCACCAGAGTTTGGCCGGTGCCAGCACCTCCCCCGCCGCATCCACTGGCACGAAGCCGTGTTGCTGGCCCGACACCGCCAGTGCGGCGATGTTCGCGCGTATGCCGGGGTCCAGTGCGCTGAAACACGCATGCAGCGCCGCAACCCAGTCGGCTGGCCGTTGTTCACGGCTGCCATCGCTGCCGCTGCTCAGTTCGAGCGGCGCGCTTGCAGCGGCCACGATGGCCTGCCCGGCCGCGTCGTAGACCACCACCTTCAGGCTTTGCGTACCCGCATCAATTCCCGCAACCAGATCCATCAAAACACCCTTTGAAAAATTAAAGTTAGCGCTACCTTGAGCGGCCGGCAGAAGGCCGCGCGGCGGCTATGCCATGGCCACGCGCGACGGCCACACGTCCGGTGCCGCCCTGCAGTACTGCTCGATGAACCTGTCCTGCGAGGGCATCCGGGCAACCGCCTGATGCAGCGGCTGCTGGATGCGCGTCAGCAAGGTGCGCAGATCGGGGTCGCTCAGGGCACGCGCCAATGGATGCGGGGCACCGGGCTGGATCCCCTGCCCCATCAATACACTGGTCCAGGAATCCACGCGGAACAGTTCGCCCGGGTCCTGCCACGCGTGCGCCCGCTCGCGCCAGGCACGCAGGCGGATGTCCAGCGAATCCGGCAGGGCCATCTCGCGACATGCCTTCCACATCGGCTCGTCGCGCTGGGTGGCGTGGTAGTGCAGGATGATGAAGTCGCGCACGTGCTCCATTTCCTGCTGGCTGACCTCGTTGAACAGCCGCACCAGCGACGGGCTGATGCCATCGGACGGGAACAACTGGATCAGCCGTACCACGGCGCTGATGGTCAGGTGGATGCTGGTGGACTCAAGCGGCTCGATGAAACCGCTGGCCAGGCCCAGCGACACCACATTCTGGTTCCAGGCCTTCAGCCGGCGCCCGCTGCGGAACGGCACCAGCCACGGGTCACGCAGTGGTTCGCCGTCCACATCACGCAGCAACTTGGCATGCGCCTCGTCGTCGGACATGTGACGGCTGGAAAACACCAGCCCGCAGCCGACCCGGTGCTGCAGTGCGATATGCCAACGCCAGCCCGCTTCATGTGCGATCGCGCGCGTATACGGCACCGGCGGTGCCACCGATTCGGTCTGCACGGCCACGGCGCGGTCACTGGGCAGCCATTCGTGCCAGTCCTCGTAGCCGGTCTTCAGTGTCTGCTCGATGAGCAGGCCGCGGAAGCCGGTGCAGTCGATGAACAGATCGCCTTCGATGACCTGCCCGTCCTCCAGCACCAGTGCCTGCACCGAACCGTCATGTGCGTGCTGCCGGACTTCGCGGATCTTGCCTTCCACGCGCCTCAGCCCTTGCGCTTCTGCCCTGCGCCGCAGGAACTTGGCGTATAGCCCGGCATCGAAGTGGTAGGCGTAGCTCACCTGCGGCTGGGTATCCAGCGAGAACTGGTCCCCGCGCGAGGCCAGGCTCTCCAGGCAGAAGTCGCCCAGGTCCGACGGCATGCCGCGACGCAGGCTGTCCAGCCAGAAGTGATGGAACGGCGTGGCCCAGGTGTTCTGGCCGATGGTGCCGAACGGATGGAAGAACCGTTCGCCGGGCCGACGCCAGTTCTCAAATGAGATCGAGAGTTTGAACGTGCCGGCCACTTCGCGCAGGAACTCCTGTTCGTCGATCTGCAGGAAGCGGTGGAAGGTGCGGATGGGCGGTACCGTCGACTCGCCTACCCCCACAGTTCCAATCTGCTCCGACTCCACCAGGGTGATCTCCAGCTGGTCACGGAACTGATGCGACAGCGCGCAGCCGGCCAGCCAGCCAGCCGTGCCACCGCCGGCAATGACCACCCTGCGGATCCGTCCTTCGGTTGTCTCAGCAGCGTTCAATGCTTTGCTCCCCTCAACGATTGAGTCGACCCAGCAGCTGGGCGCGCACACGGCGTGCCTGCGACTCGTCGAACGGTGCCAGTTCCCCGCGTGCGGCCTCGGGCAGGTGCTGCCCCGCCCGCTCGCCAGGACCGAAAACGTAGTACTCGAAGATCTTTGCCCACGCCTGCTTTTCCCGTTCCGGAAGATCGCGCAGTGCCCACATGGCGTGCTGCAGCGCAGGCAGAGGTGAAGACAGGAAGGCCGGCGAGCTGCGCCACCAGTAATTCACCAGCACGTTGAACGGCTCGAGGCTGCGCACGTGATGCCACCACATGCTGGGAATGAAGATCCCATCGCCGGGCTCCAGCACCGCGCTCTGCGCGCTTGCCAATGCTTCACGGAAGCGTGGGTGGCGGTCGAAATCCGGCTGGTCGAAATCCACTACGCTGACCACCTGTCCGCCTGGGGTCGGTTCCAGCGGCCCCGGATAGAGGTTGTCGATCTGATCCGGTGGAAACAGGGTGAACCGGCGCCGGCCGACGGCGCAGCAGGCCAGGTTGTCCGGTGTGTCGAAATGGCAGGAGGCGGTGACCCGGTTGCCGATCCAGATGCTGGCCGACGCATTGATGCCCAGCGCTGCAAGGCCGGCGTCGTTGTCCTGGGCGAAGCCGGGCAAGGCCCGCTCGATCAGCAGCGAGGCCACATAGTAGGTGGGTGGGCGCGGAACGTCGAAGGTGCCGGCAATCTCATCCAGCACCGCGCCCAGCACCCCGCGCCGGACCTCGAAGTTCAACTGGGTGAAGTCTGCGTTGTAGAACGGGCGGCCGTTGATCTCGGGCGCGCCGAATGAATACTGCACCGGTACGCCGGCGTCGAAACCCCGAAGATAATCCAGCGCGTCTGCAGTGGACCGTCGCCCTGCCTGGACCAGCGCCCAGTCCCGTGCAATGCCGCGCAACACCACCGGCTCACCGGCGGCCACCAGTGCCTCCATGGGCAGCGCGGCGGGATCCAACCCGTCCAGCGACCGCATGGCAACGCCGTGCAGCATCGGTCAGTTCCTGCTGGACATGGCAGCGTCCTGCACGCGCAGGCGTCGCTGCTTCTCAGCGATCAGGCGGCGCATGTTGTGCAGCGACGCCAGCATCAGATACACCCCTTCCAGATAGCCGGCACGATTCAGTTCGGCCAGCGCCGCGCCGTCCAGCTGGGCCAGCCGATCCCGGTCGATGGCATGCAGCCCATTGACGTTCACCCGGTGCTGCGGGTCGAGCTGCACGTCCAGCGCCACCGGCTGGATCAAGCCCTTGGCATCGAGCGTCGCGAACATCTGCGTGCCGTATGCATGCCCATCGTGGATGCCGCGCAGCACGCCGGCAATATGGTCGAGATAAGGTGTATTGCCGCCCTGCGGCAGAAACACCGGCTCACCCTGCACCGCGGACACCCGCGGATGATCCAGATCCACGTGGAGTACCGCCTCCTGGGTCAGCGCGCCGTCGATGCGCTGCTCCTGAAAACCGATCAGGAACGGCCCTTTGGCTGCCGCGCCAGGCAGGTAGGACGCATTCCAGCGCCCGTCCTGCAGGTACAGATTCTCGTGCTGTTCGAAACCGAGCAGCGCTACCGACTGCCATTCCCCGGTAGCGGCGTCTTTCCTCAGGAAGATCGGGTACTCACGCTGCAGCTCCGCGAACTCGCTTGGGTACGCCGGCACCATGCCCACCGCGTCACCAAACTCGGGCCCGAAACCGGTGGCCACGCGCAGGTCCCGGTGGGCAATGTTGTTGAGCATTTCGTAACGCGCCATCGTCTCATCCAATCCCATCAGAGCCTTGCGCGGGTGCCACCGCACATGCAGTGGCACCCGTACCCGATCAGAACCTGTAGCGAACGCCCAGCATGTAACGCGGACTCTGGTCAGCCAGTTTCACGATCATCTGCGAAGTGCGCGAACGCCAACGGACGTCCTCACCAGTCAGGTTGATTGCTTCCAGTCCGAACGACCAGTTGTCATTCAGCGTGTAGTTCACGCTGAGATCCCACTGATCGTACTCTTCCACATAGTACGGGTTTCGGCTGGCGCCCTGGTTGGCCAGGATCAGGTACTCGTCGCGCCAGTTCCAGGCCAGGCGGACCGACCAGCCATACTTTTCATACATCAGCATCACATTGGCGGTATCGCTCAGGCCAGTGAGCGAGAACTGGTCGATGTTCGGATCACCTGCATCGTTGTAGCCCACGTCGCCGTTGACGATGGTGTAGTTGGCCAGCACGCCGAACCCGGTGTCCCCGAAGAAGTACTGCCCGCCCAGTTCCCAGCCGTGCAGCTTGGATTCGTTCTGGTTGATGGGGCGGTTGACGTTGAACTGGTACAGCGGGTCGGCCGCCGTGCCATACAGGTCGTAGGCCGCTTCGGTGGCCAGAACCTGTGCATCTGTACCGTTGTAGGCTCCCAACCCGGCCGGGTTGTTGCGCAACAGCGCCAGCGCGGTGAACAGCGCGGTGTCATTGGCATTACAGGCCGCTGCATTGGCCGCGCCCACCTGGCTGACGCATGCGCCACTCGTCAGGAAGGCAAGCGCCGCCTGTGCATCAGGACCAGAGGTAGGATCACGCAGGCCGTACAGATTCTCCTGCACAATGGTGTTGCCGATGAAATTGGCCACCTGCTTGTTCCAGTACGTCACCGACACGTAGCTTGCGTCGGCGAAGTACCACTCCAGCGCCAGATCCAGGTTATCCGATTCCAGCGGCTTCAACTGCGGGTTCTGTGCCGTGCCGCTGGCTCGCACAGAGGGGTCGATCAGCACCGAGCCAAACGGTTGCTGTGCGGTCGGGCCTGCGTACAGGTTGCCGATCGGCGCGCGCGCGATGCTCTTGCCGAACGAAACGCGGCCCTTCAGATCGTCCATGAGGTCGATGCTGAAATCGAGATTGGGCAGGATGTAGCTGTACTTATTCTTCTCGGTGAACGGCTGCTGCTCATCGGACAGAACCACGCGGAAGTCGTTGTTCGACTGCCACTCGATCGCCTCGGGAATGGCGATGATCGACGTCGACACCACGTCGGTGGTTTCATAGCGCACGCCCAATCGCGTATTGGTGCGCATGCCGCCCAGTTCGCCGTCCAGCTCGATCTGGAAGTAAGCCGACTTGGTCTTTTCCTCCACCCGGTTGTCGGCCGCATTCTGCGGGCTGACGCCCAGGTTGGCACCGTAATTGGCTGCCGCCCACTGCGCGAGCCGGCCGGCATCGCCGCGCCAGGCGGTGAAGCTGTTGGCGCTGTAGTCGTCGAACAGGCCTACGATGTTGACCGGCTGCAGCAGGTCCATCAGCCCGTTGGCCACATCTCCGTCAACATTGGCCACGCCCCAGTCGCCCAGGGTGTTGTAGTTCTCCGCGGCCTGGATGCGGTGGGTGGTCTGCTTGCTGGAATCGACGCCAAACTGGAAACGGCCTGAGTCGAAGCTCCATTCACCGTCAACGCGACCCTGCTTGATCTCGCTGATCTGGGTCTGCGAGTTGATGCGCAGCACCTGCGAACCGATTTCACCCGACTCGAAGGCGGGATTGACCACTCCGTTGGTGCCGGCGATCGCATCGGCCGTGGTCGGATACCAGACCTTGGTGCCTACCGGCAGACCATTGTTGAACACCATCTCCTGCACATAGGAGCCACCGCAATGCGGCCCGGTGGTGCAGTTGTTGGTGCCGGCGATGCTGGAGAAGATGGAGCCGCCGCCGGTCAGCGGATCGTTCGGCCGGCTTTCGTTCTTCGAATTGTGCGCGTCAAAGCTCAGCTTGAACCGGTCGGTGACGTCCCACTTGGCATTGAAACCGAGCGAGCCCAGCTTGTACTTCTGCATGCTGCGCTGCTGTTCAAGCCCGAAGTCCTTGGTGCCGGCGATTTCCCGGATGTACACAGGCGTGGCAATTGCACCGCTGGTATCGAAGGTGACGTCGGTGTAGTTGCTGTTCTGCAGCCACATGCCCTGCTCGCCACGATTCTCTTCGATCTCGTTGGTCGAATAGGTGTAGTCCAGGGTCAGGGTCACCGCGTCGGTGGGAGCAAACTGCAACACCGCCTGACCATTGATACGCTCGCGTTCGAACTCGGAGAACGCATAGCGAAGGTCATTCGGGCGCGCATACAGCGCCCCAATGGCCGGCGCATTGGTCACGGTCGGGTTGCCCGGCAGGGTGCCGGTCCACGGCTGGATGTTCCAGTAGTTGTTGGTGGCCTGCACCGAACCACCCTTGCGCTTCTGGTAGCTGGCGCTGACCCCGACGCCCCAGGTCTTGTCCGGATTGCTGTAGCTGAAGATGCCGGACAGTTCCGGGGTCAGGTCGTTGTCGAACGGCTGGCTGTCGTCGTAGACCGCCTTTGCTCCGGCACTGGCGACCAGGCCGTTATGATCGAACGGACGCGCCGTCAGGATGTTGATGGTGGCACCGATGCCACCGCTGGGCACATTGGCCTGGCTGGTCTTGTACACCTCGATGCCGTTGATGGCCTCTGCGGCCAGCTGGGCAAAGTTGAACGCGCGGGTACCGCCATCAATGCCGCCGATGGCCACCTGCCCTGCCGCACCGAAGGCGTCCGCACCCGGCATCTGGCGCCCGTTGAGGGTCACCATGTTGAACTGCGGGCCGAAGCCTCGCGCGGTCACCTGGGCGCCTTCGCCGTCACGACGCTCGATCGAGATGCCGGTGATGCGTTGCAGCGACTCGGCCAGGTTGGTATCAGGGAACTTGCCGATGTCCTCGGCACTGATCGCGTCGACCACGCCGGCCGAGTCGCGCTTGATATCCATGGCCTGGCTGAGGCTGTTGCGGATGCCGGTGACCTGCACCGTGTCCAGCTGCGTCGGGCTGGACTGGGCCTGCTGCTGTTGCGGCGCAGGATCCGCGGTGGTGGCGTCCTGCGCGAACGCCGGATTGATGACCAGGATGCCACCCACGAAGGTGAACATGGCCCGGGATTTGAACTTCGCCAGCTTGCGGCTCATGAACGGGCCCCCAGCTGCGCGGTACGGCGAAACGTACAAGCACTCATGACGCTCCCCTCTGACATACGATCGAATGGATGTATCGCCCCTTCCGGGGGCCACCTACGGGCGATGCCCGTCTTCCACACTGAACATCGCAGTGCGCTTTGCACGAACTGCGACTCAACTCGCTTTCAGAACTGCCAGATCGACCGCATGGCATTGGGGGGCACATTTCTGAGTCTTACCCTGGCTCAGTGGTAGCGCTACCATCTCGTCAGGGCGCAGACTAATCACCCGGTCACACGGTTGTCATCATGCAGCGCAGCAAAGGAACCCATTGCGTGAAAAACAGCAGCAAGGCGGTCCGACGGAAAGCGAGTGCAATCACCATTGATGAAGTAGCCGCGCATGCAGGCGTGTCTGCGATGACGGTTTCGCGTGTAATGAATGGGCACGCCAGCGTGCGCGAAAGCAATCGCGACCGGGTACTGCGCAGCGTGCGTGAACTGGACTATCGCCCCAACCCCGCGGCCAGTGCACTGGCTGCCGCACAGCATGTTTCCATTGCGCTGATCTACACCAATCCCAGTTCAAGCTATCTGCGCGAACTGCTCGTCGGTGCGCTGCGCGGCTCTACACGGGCTGCCGCGCAGCTGATGATCGCCACCTGGGACGGGTTGGACGCCAAGGCACGCCGCGAGGCCGCGCGACAGCTCGCCGAGAATGTGGCGGGTGTCATCCTGCCACCGCCGCTATGCGAATCACGCGCCATCGTCATGGAGTTTGTTCAAGCCGGCATTCCAGTGGTGGCGATTGCCTCGGGCCATCTGAGCGACAAGGTGTCCTGCGTGCGCATCGACGATCACCGCGCCAGCTACGACATGGTGACGCATCTGATTGCACAGGGGCACCGGCGTATCGGCTACATCAAGGGCGACCCCAACCAGACCGCAAGCGCGCATCGCTGGCTGGGGTATCTGGATGCCCTCTCAGCGGCGGGTATCCAGTTCGATGACAGCGTTGTCCAGCCAGGTCATTTCACCTACCGCTCCGGGTTGCAGGCCGCGGAGCGGTTGTTGTCACTGCGTAATCGGCCCACAGCGATCTTTGCCAGCAACGACGACATGGCCTCGGCGGTGGTTTCGGTCGCGCACCGGCGCGGGCTGGACGTGCCCGGTGATCTTTCGGTGGTGGGGTTCGATGACACGTCGGCCGCGACCATGGTGTGGCCGGAACTGACTACCCTGCATCAGCCGGTGGCGGAGATGGCGGATGCAGCGGTTGAGATTCTGCTGCGGGAGATACGGCAAGCGCCGGGTTCAGGGCGCGGCATCGTCAACCGGGTGTTGCCGCACCGGTTGATCCTGCGCGGGTCGGTGTCCAAACCGTCCGGCTGATAATGCGATGTTCGATGTAGAGCCACGCCCTGCGTGGCTTCGACCGTGTCTGACACCGAACACAGCCACGCAGGGCGTGGCTCTACGGATTTGGGTCACTTGACCGCCCTATACTCCGGCTGCTGCACCCCTGCAGCCAGCCGGATGAGGTAGGCCATGCCTGTAGTGCGGATTGACCTGATCAAGCGCGACGACCCGACGCTGGGCCGCCGGATTGGCGAGGTGGTTTACGCGGCCATGCGCGAAACCATCAACGTGCCCGACCGTGACAACTTCCAGTTGATCACCGAGCATGATGCCGCGCATTTCGTGTTCGACGACAGCTACCTGGGCATTGAGCGCACCGACGCGATGGTGTTCATCCATCTCACCATCAGTGAAGGCCGAAGCGTCGAGTTGAAGAAGGCGCTGTTCCAGGCGATTGCCGACGGTGTCCACGAGAAGATCGGACTCCGCAAGGAGGATGTCTTCATCTACCTCGTGGAGGTCAGGAAGGAGAACTGGTCATTCGGCAATGGTGTGGCTCAGTATGTGACCTGATCCGCTTCATCGCGCATCGGTCAGGGTGCAGCCACGCAGGGCGTGGCTCTACGGGTGCCTAGAAGCTCATGGAGAGTTCCGCCTTGGCGGTGGTCTGGCGGTAGCCGCCATTGCCTGTGTCGCGGCGCAGGCCGATCTCTGCACGCATATTGGTCGACAGGCGGGCCTGCACACCTGCGCGGAACTGCGTGATCTGCTCCGAGCCATCGATCTCCACTTCGCTGCCGTCCATCAGCAGCGATGTCTTCGAGCCCTGCCGGATCAGCTGTGCTCCGATATAGGGCTGGAACCGAATGGCCTTGCCCGCGTGGAAGTCACCCATGACGTCCAGGCCCACCCTGCTCCGCAGCGGCGCGCTTCGTTCAAACCTCAGTTCGGTGCCATTGGCCTCGGTCAATGCCGACGGACCCGAACGGGACCACTCCAATCCAACGTGCGGTCGCAGCACCACCTTGCCGTCCAGCGAGGCGTTGAGAGCGAAGCCATAGCCGGCCTCGGCCGAGGTGCTCCAGTCCGTGCTGCGGAAACGCTCCTGGGCCAGGCCGTCGCCCTGAATGCGGTGACGCATCCGGGTACCGGACGAATCAAACGCCAGACTCAAGCCGGTCGCATCATCCAGCGACTGCCGATAGTCCGCATAGACCCCCAGCATGACGCCAGTCGACCGCCCCCTGGCGCGGTAGCCGGTGCTGCGCGAGGTGGAATCCACGTCGTACTGCCCCTGTCCGCCCTTCACGCCCACCGACCACTGGTCGCTGAGCATCTGGCTGGTGCCGACCTGCAGGGTCTGCCAACGCCCATCCACGGCTGCGCCACCGGACGCATTGAAGCGGTGCTCGTTGCCGCGCACGCTGGCCCAGATATCGCGGTGGCCTTTGTCTCGCCAGCGCGTGGGGCTGTAACGGTCACCCGTAACGCGGCCCGGCCGGTCATCGTTGAACATCGAGCGGGATGCAATGGCGCTGGCCAGATAGGCAGCGGCCTCCGGGCGCAGCATCTGCTGGCCGTCGCCCGGCAGCGGCACCGGCTCTG is part of the Stenotrophomonas oahuensis genome and encodes:
- the xylB gene encoding xylulokinase, which codes for MDLVAGIDAGTQSLKVVVYDAAGQAIVAAASAPLELSSGSDGSREQRPADWVAALHACFSALDPGIRANIAALAVSGQQHGFVPVDAAGEVLAPAKLWCDTSTSAECVQIMDAVGGPARTIELAGNPVLTGYTASKLPWTKAHRPEAYARLATILLPHDYLNFVLTGQRFCEYGDASGTGWLDVRTRTWSNELLRATDPDRDLAECLPPIAGPDALFGVDPATAAALGIPAAAKVAVGGGDNMMAAIGTGCVVPGRLAMSLGTSGTLFAYSDTPVVDPEGAWAAFCSSTGGWLPLICTMNCTVVTEQVAKAFGFSTRDGDAHLRATAPGAEGLVMLPFLNGERTPDLPHGKGVLAGLDTTNMTPAHLYRAAMEGATYSLKYGYDAFVRAGMQFDRIVLTGGGSNSAEWRQLVADVFGLPVEVPVQAEGAAFGAALQALWALGRSRGDAASIHDITDRHVALEASLSARPDPARSQAYASAYTRYLRHLDAITPLQRG
- a CDS encoding tryptophan halogenase family protein, which produces MNAAETTEGRIRRVVIAGGGTAGWLAGCALSHQFRDQLEITLVESEQIGTVGVGESTVPPIRTFHRFLQIDEQEFLREVAGTFKLSISFENWRRPGERFFHPFGTIGQNTWATPFHHFWLDSLRRGMPSDLGDFCLESLASRGDQFSLDTQPQVSYAYHFDAGLYAKFLRRRAEAQGLRRVEGKIREVRQHAHDGSVQALVLEDGQVIEGDLFIDCTGFRGLLIEQTLKTGYEDWHEWLPSDRAVAVQTESVAPPVPYTRAIAHEAGWRWHIALQHRVGCGLVFSSRHMSDDEAHAKLLRDVDGEPLRDPWLVPFRSGRRLKAWNQNVVSLGLASGFIEPLESTSIHLTISAVVRLIQLFPSDGISPSLVRLFNEVSQQEMEHVRDFIILHYHATQRDEPMWKACREMALPDSLDIRLRAWRERAHAWQDPGELFRVDSWTSVLMGQGIQPGAPHPLARALSDPDLRTLLTRIQQPLHQAVARMPSQDRFIEQYCRAAPDVWPSRVAMA
- a CDS encoding cupin-like domain-containing protein; translated protein: MLHGVAMRSLDGLDPAALPMEALVAAGEPVVLRGIARDWALVQAGRRSTADALDYLRGFDAGVPVQYSFGAPEINGRPFYNADFTQLNFEVRRGVLGAVLDEIAGTFDVPRPPTYYVASLLIERALPGFAQDNDAGLAALGINASASIWIGNRVTASCHFDTPDNLACCAVGRRRFTLFPPDQIDNLYPGPLEPTPGGQVVSVVDFDQPDFDRHPRFREALASAQSAVLEPGDGIFIPSMWWHHVRSLEPFNVLVNYWWRSSPAFLSSPLPALQHAMWALRDLPEREKQAWAKIFEYYVFGPGERAGQHLPEAARGELAPFDESQARRVRAQLLGRLNR
- a CDS encoding SapC family protein; its protein translation is MARYEMLNNIAHRDLRVATGFGPEFGDAVGMVPAYPSEFAELQREYPIFLRKDAATGEWQSVALLGFEQHENLYLQDGRWNASYLPGAAAKGPFLIGFQEQRIDGALTQEAVLHVDLDHPRVSAVQGEPVFLPQGGNTPYLDHIAGVLRGIHDGHAYGTQMFATLDAKGLIQPVALDVQLDPQHRVNVNGLHAIDRDRLAQLDGAALAELNRAGYLEGVYLMLASLHNMRRLIAEKQRRLRVQDAAMSSRN
- a CDS encoding TonB-dependent receptor, which translates into the protein MSRKLAKFKSRAMFTFVGGILVINPAFAQDATTADPAPQQQQAQSSPTQLDTVQVTGIRNSLSQAMDIKRDSAGVVDAISAEDIGKFPDTNLAESLQRITGISIERRDGEGAQVTARGFGPQFNMVTLNGRQMPGADAFGAAGQVAIGGIDGGTRAFNFAQLAAEAINGIEVYKTSQANVPSGGIGATINILTARPFDHNGLVASAGAKAVYDDSQPFDNDLTPELSGIFSYSNPDKTWGVGVSASYQKRKGGSVQATNNYWNIQPWTGTLPGNPTVTNAPAIGALYARPNDLRYAFSEFERERINGQAVLQFAPTDAVTLTLDYTYSTNEIEENRGEQGMWLQNSNYTDVTFDTSGAIATPVYIREIAGTKDFGLEQQRSMQKYKLGSLGFNAKWDVTDRFKLSFDAHNSKNESRPNDPLTGGGSIFSSIAGTNNCTTGPHCGGSYVQEMVFNNGLPVGTKVWYPTTADAIAGTNGVVNPAFESGEIGSQVLRINSQTQISEIKQGRVDGEWSFDSGRFQFGVDSSKQTTHRIQAAENYNTLGDWGVANVDGDVANGLMDLLQPVNIVGLFDDYSANSFTAWRGDAGRLAQWAAANYGANLGVSPQNAADNRVEEKTKSAYFQIELDGELGGMRTNTRLGVRYETTDVVSTSIIAIPEAIEWQSNNDFRVVLSDEQQPFTEKNKYSYILPNLDFSIDLMDDLKGRVSFGKSIARAPIGNLYAGPTAQQPFGSVLIDPSVRASGTAQNPQLKPLESDNLDLALEWYFADASYVSVTYWNKQVANFIGNTIVQENLYGLRDPTSGPDAQAALAFLTSGACVSQVGAANAAACNANDTALFTALALLRNNPAGLGAYNGTDAQVLATEAAYDLYGTAADPLYQFNVNRPINQNESKLHGWELGGQYFFGDTGFGVLANYTIVNGDVGYNDAGDPNIDQFSLTGLSDTANVMLMYEKYGWSVRLAWNWRDEYLILANQGASRNPYYVEEYDQWDLSVNYTLNDNWSFGLEAINLTGEDVRWRSRTSQMIVKLADQSPRYMLGVRYRF
- a CDS encoding LacI family DNA-binding transcriptional regulator, which produces MKNSSKAVRRKASAITIDEVAAHAGVSAMTVSRVMNGHASVRESNRDRVLRSVRELDYRPNPAASALAAAQHVSIALIYTNPSSSYLRELLVGALRGSTRAAAQLMIATWDGLDAKARREAARQLAENVAGVILPPPLCESRAIVMEFVQAGIPVVAIASGHLSDKVSCVRIDDHRASYDMVTHLIAQGHRRIGYIKGDPNQTASAHRWLGYLDALSAAGIQFDDSVVQPGHFTYRSGLQAAERLLSLRNRPTAIFASNDDMASAVVSVAHRRGLDVPGDLSVVGFDDTSAATMVWPELTTLHQPVAEMADAAVEILLREIRQAPGSGRGIVNRVLPHRLILRGSVSKPSG
- a CDS encoding tautomerase family protein, with the translated sequence MPVVRIDLIKRDDPTLGRRIGEVVYAAMRETINVPDRDNFQLITEHDAAHFVFDDSYLGIERTDAMVFIHLTISEGRSVELKKALFQAIADGVHEKIGLRKEDVFIYLVEVRKENWSFGNGVAQYVT